One Phaseolus vulgaris cultivar G19833 chromosome 4, P. vulgaris v2.0, whole genome shotgun sequence DNA window includes the following coding sequences:
- the LOC137837363 gene encoding uncharacterized protein: MNESLFSPLRETLFPSMSLFTLAFTHSSFQCLLTLASPKPNPHSRALNLILNLVPFTVRHCLLLVRISNFCPPLFRWKMMFKFVKLQRFLDPFVEDHGLIMDNMRTFQMKTLTVLYGADLETGIFGSGFPRKSSQLGSASHDQYIKSGWNLNNFARLPGSLLSYEISYISSVLVPWLYIGMCFSSFCWDGKDVRMCICVRLRGHIVYVSTFCPDLFAKPQQNYLLC, encoded by the exons ATGAACGAATCCCTTTTTTCACCTCTTCGCGAAACACTCTTCCCTTCAATGTCGCTCTTCACTCTGGCTTTCACTCACTCTTCCTTTCAATGTCTTCTCACTCTCGCGTCCCCAAAACCTAACCCTCACTCTCGTGCCCTAAACCTAATCCTCAATCTCGTGCCCTTCACTGTCCGTCATTGCCTCCTCCTCGTAAGGATTTCAAACTTCTGTCCACCTTTGTTCAG GTGGAAAATGATGTTCAAGTTCGTGAAACTGCAAAGGTTCCTAGATCCCTTCGTCGAAGACCATGGATTAATTATGGACAATATGAGGACCTTTCAGATGAAGACTCTGACT GTGCTTTATGGAGCTGATCTGGAAACTGGAATTTTTGGAAGTGGTTTCCCTAGGAAATCTAGTCAACTAGGTTCTGCTTCACATGACCAGTACATAAAGTCTGGCTGGAATTTAAATAACTTTGCAAGGCTTCCTGGATCTCTTCTCTCTTATGAAATCAGTTATATATCTAGTGTTTTAGTGCCATGGTTGTACATTGGAATGTGCTTTTCCTCCTTTTGTTGG GATGGAAAGGACGTAAGGATGTGCATTTGTGTGAGACTAAGGGGACACATAGTATATGTATCAACTTTTTGCCCAGATTTGTTTGCTAAACCACAACAGAACTATTTGTTGTGTTGA
- the LOC137837364 gene encoding SKP1-interacting partner 15 translates to MEEEPPIYRLPHDTLHQIFSSLPLRQIILCRSLSKFFLHLLSAPSFLHLLSISHPPLHLHLLALRHRHTSLTSHTSLSLFDPDHNTWLHFPLDFLPFHSPLPVASSHGLLYLWAQPKPKPNANTSQPDTTATKSLIACNPLTRTFRVLPHLGSAWSRHGAVLVDADHRVMVLTELAALYCHRTPKWLKFSSNLPSKPRSPLLINHSAFALCDVGSPWRSHWKLFSCNVAATPSPSWSRLDRQEWGDVFDVLKRPRLVRGHGNRILMVGGLKSSFALNAPCSTILVRSLDLDKLEWDEAARMPLEMFRAFRESTKFKVFGSGDRVCFSAKRIGKLALWDRCAAEGEEWRWIDNLPGNGDGLYRGFVFEGRLNAVP, encoded by the coding sequence ATGGAGGAGGAACCTCCGATCTACCGTCTCCCCCACGACACGCTCCACCAGATCTTCTCCTCCCTCCCCCTCCGCCAAATCATCCTCTGCCGCTCCCTCTCAAAGTTCTTCCTCCACCTCCTCTCCGCCCCCTCCTTCCTCCACCTCCTCTCCATCTCCCACCCTCCCCTCCACCTCCACCTTCTCGCCCTCCGCCACCGCCACACCTCTCTCACTTCTCACACCTCTCTTTCCCTCTTCGATCCCGACCATAACACGTGGCTCCATTTTCCCCTTGATTTTCTCCCTTTCCATTCACCTCTCCCCGTTGCTTCCTCCCACGGCCTCCTCTACCTCTGGGCCcagcccaagcccaaacccaacGCCAACACATCCCAGCCCGACACCACCGCAACCAAATCCCTCATCGCATGTAACCCTCTCACACGCACCTTCCGCGTCCTCCCCCACCTTGGCTCCGCCTGGTCCCGCCATGGCGCCGTCCTCGTCGACGCCGACCACCGCGTCATGGTCCTAACCGAACTCGCCGCCCTCTACTGCCACCGCACGCCGAAGTGGCTCAAATTCTCCTCGAACCTCCCCTCCAAACCCCGCTCCCCTCTCCTCATCAACCACTCCGCTTTTGCTCTCTGCGACGTGGGTTCCCCCTGGCGCAGCCACTGGAAACTCTTCTCCTGCAACGTCGCCGCAACTCCTTCGCCTTCGTGGTCGCGCCTCGACCGCCAAGAGTGGGGGGATGTCTTCGATGTCCTCAAGCGCCCCCGCCTCGTTCGCGGCCACGGCAACCGGATCCTCATGGTCGGCGGCCTCAAGTCCTCGTTCGCTCTCAACGCGCCCTGCTCCACCATCCTTGTTCGAAGTCTCGACCTCGACAAGCTCGAGTGGGACGAGGCAGCTCGCATGCCGCTGGAGATGTTCCGCGCCTTCCGCGAATCGACAAAATTCAAAGTCTTCGGAAGTGGCGACAGGGTTTGCTTCTCCGCCAAGAGGATCGGGAAGCTCGCGCTCTGGGACCGCTGTGCCGCCGAAGGGGAGGAGTGGCGGTGGATCGATAACCTTCCTGGGAATGGCGACGGACTCTACCGCGGGTTTGTGTTTGAAGGGAGGCTCAATGCTGTGCCCTGa